The segment GCCAGTGCGCCGGCGCGAAAAGCTCCGCGTCCTCGGGATGCGCGCCACGATGCTGCCGTTGGTCGGGCATGCCGGCAGCATGGGCTCGTGGCCGCGAGAGACAATCGTCCGCGCGTGGGCGCGCAGTGCTATTCGCTCCTGCGGTGCTTGCCAAAAATTTCACGTATTACGTGAAAATTGCTTCGAGACGACCGCCGCGGGCACGTGCTCGCCTGACGCCGGCGAGGCGGCTAGGCCCGAGCTGCGCGGCGGCCCAAGAAACACGTTGGCAGAGGGTAGAGACCGACCGGACTGCATTTTCACGTAATACGTGAAAATGGGGTTGAAGGCGCAGGAGGAGCCGGCGGGAAGGCGGTGCGGGGAGGGGGCTCAGCGGGCGTAATTGACCCAGAGCAACCGCGCGAGAGTGAGCGTCACCATCGTGAGGAACACGGGGCGGATGAACCGCGCGCCGCGCGTCATGACCAAATGCGCGCCGAGCCGGCCGCCGATGAGCTGACCGGCAGCCATCGCCACCCCCGCGCCGAGATGCACGAGTCCGGCGACGGCGAACAGCGCGAGTGAGGCGACGTTGCTGGTGGCGTTCATCACCTTCGTCGTGGCCGTGGCGCGCGTGAAGTTTTGCCCGAGCAACAGCACCAGCGCGATGGCCCAAAACGATCCGGTGCCGGGGCCAAAGAAGCCGTCGTAGAATCCGAGCCCGAGGCCGAACACGCCGTAGAAGACGCCGGTGCTCATTTTGGGCGGATGATCTTGCGTGCCGATCGCGGGCCGAAGCAGCGTGTAGAGCAGGATTGCGGCGAGCAGCCAGGGCACGACGTGCTTCAGCAGATCGGCGTCGATTTGCTGGACGGCGAACGCGCCGAGAAAGGCGCCAATCAGCGTCGCGGTGATGCCGAACCAACATTCGGAGAGCCGGACGGCGCGGCGCTGGACGAAGTGCACCGAGGCGGAGACACTGCCGAAGCTCGATTGAAACTTGTTCGTCCCGAGCGCGAGCGGCACGGGCAGCCCGAGGTTCAGCAATGCGGGCACGGTGATCAACCCGCCGCCGCCCGCTACGGCATCCACCGTGCCGGCCACGAGGCCGACCACGAAAAGGAGCGCGTAGTGCCAGAAGCTGAGATCCATTCGCCGCGAGAATCACGGGAGCGGCCGCAGAACGGAAGCGAAGAAACGCGGGCGCCGGCGAATCCGGAGGACCCCGGACGGGAGCGGCGCCGCGTCGGCGGTCGGTGTTCGCGCTGCTTGGGTGCGCCGCCAAGGAACCGACCCCG is part of the Opitutus terrae PB90-1 genome and harbors:
- a CDS encoding TSUP family transporter, which produces MDLSFWHYALLFVVGLVAGTVDAVAGGGGLITVPALLNLGLPVPLALGTNKFQSSFGSVSASVHFVQRRAVRLSECWFGITATLIGAFLGAFAVQQIDADLLKHVVPWLLAAILLYTLLRPAIGTQDHPPKMSTGVFYGVFGLGLGFYDGFFGPGTGSFWAIALVLLLGQNFTRATATTKVMNATSNVASLALFAVAGLVHLGAGVAMAAGQLIGGRLGAHLVMTRGARFIRPVFLTMVTLTLARLLWVNYAR